A portion of the Blattabacterium clevelandi genome contains these proteins:
- a CDS encoding D-alanine--D-alanine ligase: MKKIAIIMGGYTEESIISLKSGKVVYENLNREEFDPYQIYIFRDKWVLIGGEKKEYSINKQDFTINLTSNKILKFDCVFNAIHGTPGEDGILPAYFHLLKIPYTGCNFNQANVTFNKKYCLTLLKEFGINTAVSFFLNQNQPIFEKKIIKKIGLPCFVKPNRSGSSLGISKVYKKEELLPAIKKSFKEDNEIIIESFLKGIEISVGVISFNHEITVLPITEIISKNDFFDFESKYNEKSQEITPARLLPNIENKIQKLAKKICKILNLSGISRSEFILVNGSPFFLEINTVPGLSKKSIFPKQLSIAGISLSNLFKQLINYSIENSKNL; this comes from the coding sequence ATGAAAAAGATTGCTATTATTATGGGAGGGTATACAGAAGAATCTATCATTTCATTAAAAAGTGGAAAAGTAGTTTACGAAAATTTAAATAGAGAAGAATTTGATCCTTATCAAATTTATATATTCAGAGATAAATGGGTTTTAATAGGGGGGGAAAAAAAAGAATATTCTATTAATAAACAAGATTTTACAATTAATCTTACAAGTAATAAAATTTTAAAATTTGATTGTGTATTTAATGCTATTCATGGAACTCCAGGAGAAGATGGAATTTTACCAGCTTATTTTCATTTATTGAAAATTCCCTATACAGGATGTAATTTTAATCAGGCAAATGTTACTTTTAATAAAAAGTATTGTTTAACCTTATTAAAGGAATTTGGAATTAATACAGCAGTTTCCTTTTTTTTGAATCAAAATCAACCTATTTTCGAAAAAAAAATTATAAAAAAAATCGGATTACCATGTTTTGTAAAACCTAATAGATCCGGATCTAGTTTAGGTATATCAAAAGTGTATAAAAAAGAAGAATTATTGCCTGCTATAAAAAAGTCTTTTAAAGAAGATAACGAAATAATTATTGAATCTTTTCTAAAAGGAATTGAAATTTCAGTAGGAGTTATTTCGTTTAATCATGAAATTACAGTATTACCAATTACAGAAATAATTAGTAAAAATGATTTTTTCGATTTTGAATCAAAATATAACGAAAAATCTCAAGAAATTACACCAGCTCGATTACTTCCAAATATTGAAAATAAAATTCAAAAATTAGCAAAAAAGATATGTAAAATTTTAAATTTATCTGGAATATCTAGATCGGAATTTATTCTTGTAAATGGGTCCCCATTTTTTTTAGAAATTAATACGGTTCCTGGTCTTTCTAAAAAAAGCATTTTTCCAAAACAATTAAGTATTGCTGGGATTTCTCTCTCTAATTTATTTAAACAATTAATAAATTATTCTATTGAAAATTCAAAAAATTTATAA